The following DNA comes from Alosa alosa isolate M-15738 ecotype Scorff River chromosome 13, AALO_Geno_1.1, whole genome shotgun sequence.
TACAGATaagccttcacacatacactgacattgtacactcacaccaccttacccgggtatttcttttcttttggacatttgagtttttaactattgatttgatactttgcatttttaagagctcttttattattttatagggttttgtatttatttactatttattttctatttactaatatttcctcttcttttctcatagagaaaagatattcttgcatttaataaacctgcattatttatttataacattttacatACTGGTGTCCTTGTCAATTTACTCCCCCCTTAATGCCGAACCTAGAACTGGCCTAAACTTAACAGTAACTCATATAAGCACCTCCTTTTACTTTAAAGTGCAATTTATTATTAAGTAGAGTAGAGGGGTGCTACACTTACATTAAACATGTTACATAGACGTTATGATAGTGTCATACAAGCTGACACTGAGCATATCTATGACTATGACACTGTCAGGCATGACATTTAAAATTATGCATTCAGcaccttggtgatgagacctcCTTTTGCAACTGACATAATGGAGACAGTCAGTTCTCCATAGCAACACATCTCACCATCACTGGGGTGCTTCTATGCATACCAACAGTGAGCGGGTGAGTGACAGGGAGTGGAAGCCAAGGCATGCAATTTTACACTAGCCTACATTTTACAACTAAATGCTTCAATTAAAGTTATCAGCTAGGTAAACATATGACACAACCGTATAATGTCAGAGCTACCAATGATTCTTGATTAGTCTATGGCTCCGCTTCAACCTTCTCAGTAGCAACTGGTGCATGTCAACAATTCTTCAGAGACAGAGGCTCCAACATGCTTCCTCAGCTAACGTTATTATAATCCACAGCAATCCATTAAGCCCTATGCTAAATTCTAAACCTGAGTTTGCCACTGGAATACGACTTCCCACACTTGGTCTTTAAATAAAATGATATGCACTGTTATTCTACTCAACGGCTTGGCTTGACATAttaacatcaacatcagcaacCATCCAGCTAGCTGTCAAAGTGGTGGCGTAACGTAACGGCTTCCTACGGTTCAGGAACACAACAAACCAAGTCAACCCCTAGCTAACTGACCGATTGTAGGTGATTGGCTCATTTAGACTAGTTATGTTTGATAGCACATTTTTTATTAGGATGATGAGCCACACGTCAGGCTCGCATTGCCTTATAAACCAATTAGCTTGACTGGTTTGTTTGACAAGTTTGACAGACGTGATCAAAGTGTGAAGTGTTTCCAAGTCAACACAGGGTAGTGGGAATCGCATTTTTCTGCTTGAGCACAACGTGAGTTATGGATCTCGTACTATAATGTTACCGTATAAACttattctagctaacgttaggTTAGCCGGACAACTTACACTTCGAGAATGCGGTCACCCTTTGAGATACCCGCTCTATCTGCCGCACCTCCAGGCAAAACAGCACTGACATGCTGGAGAGGAGCGTACAATTCCCCATGTATGCTTCGGAGCTGTCCTCCCTCGCTGACTTGTCCTCGCACATTAAAGCCATAGCCCGAATCTGACTTGACAATCCGGACTAGCCGAGGGCCTGTAGTTACAGTGGTGACTGTGAGTCCGCTCTCGTTACCGGTTGCAGAATCCACGCTAGTCCCATTACGAGAGGACGAATGCAGCAGTGATGGGACAGCAGAATGAATTCCATATTCCTCCGCAACATCCgccattttttaaacaaatctCCTTTTCTCCCCCTTCGTTACTCTCTTCTGCGAAACATTACCGAGGGTTAATTTGTCTCTTCGGCTAGCTTGCTAGCAGAGAATCCGTACAGTAGCAGATGTGTTCGAGACCGCCCTCTATGCCGTCTTCAGTCTCCATCATGACATAACAAATTAAAGCATTATGGGACTTGTAGTGTAGCCTAGTAGGGATGGTTGTGGTCATATGGCTCTGGTTGTGGTACAGTcaaggtagcctagaaatctagacgcaccctagcggcagcaaaggccatatttatgaaataaaacatttcaCTGACTCCACCTTCAACACATAGCCTACTTGTTTGAAATTCTTGCAAATATTTTAAACATTGCAATTCAGAAGTCTTCACAGATTAAACAAATATAATTTGCAAATCTTTTATCAAATCTTTGGCTACACAGCATATCAAAtgaaaattacaaatttgacttTTTCAAGGAagatatgttcattttgaatttgatgccagtcTCAAAATGGGACAGGCATGCTTACCACTGTGTTAAACCATTAAACATAATGATTAGAAACTGAGGAGACCAGCTGCTGAGTTTTGATAATGAAATGTGGCCCCCTTCCTGCCCAATACAGGATTTCGGCTGCTCTGCAGTATGTGGGCTTAATCATGTTTCCTATTCCATGATGCACCGAATtagacaggtctggactgcagacaagCCATTTTAGCCCCTGGACTCTTCCATATGGAAAAATACCGTTTAAATATgagcagaattcattttggcattgttgcCCTGAAATATTTGAGGTCTTCCTGATAAGTAGGGcagggataaacgattattttttaaacgattaatctagcgatttattttttcgatgcatcgattaatctaaggattcatttttttcagtccaattcgatttcgattcgattcgattatctccccattaattcactaatggcaacttatacatgtttatttacacatctgaatgaaaaaaacatgaattctttaacattgcaataaatgtttattgctcttaagattccaaatactatacaagtgcaaagtaatgcattcttagtcagaggtagcagtcaataaagttcagtagtgtatgtctaattgagtgcctgtcattttaaaacgttcgtgtgggaatccttgcaattaacattaacacagttaaaaggctgctcatgtggatgcaattcataacgtagttagttcaaataacggttcgacttctcctttggacaagcacttttgagtcttggaaaacacttttccatttacatcgggattttgcaaacattcagtcaatAAAATTAGCCCTGCATTAGTAACGAATAAGCAGCTGcgagtaagcatgctaaacttgacacccaaacagtattctaatgttagctttgagatactgcttgattgcataatgtaacttaacttagttagtctcctcaatgtactttgttgtgataagaccttagcagagtttactttaactttaatgcagcagttttaatgctgcaaatttgcgcagcatggtcacgatgctaagcggatttaatagcaatttagcccactgtgttctatgcagtgcttctatgtggcaacaacaatccttcaacaatcgtgaatacctattttgttaaatgcacatgcagaggaggagcagctggCCTCGTTATttagagagagcgggcggggcgaggaaaggctgtgtgagtaaaaagtgcagctcaattaaattattttatcttatctttaatttaaatagtaggcctacaacatagaacatcaattagtcaacgtatggaaaacactgagggccagatggactaacgcttttgcgcccatttcaggcgtatttgttttgcaatgtgcgtgtaaaatcattgcgaggtatgtacaaacaggccgcaatgtagcctaaaagcgcaaactggcctgtcgcgggagctgaaagtggcagattgcgattgtcatgtcatgcatatgcattcatgggaggatccaggggaaagtgggagtttagcggaaaaagatgggaggggaagagtaaagagcgcctagttaTGCATTCcggcggtatgtacaaagactgctcctgaaaagacgcctattctgcgcctaaatacttccaccttgtaaaagcaggtgttaatccacattgcagttcaatgcgtcaataagagaacctttcaaagacaacagaatcgctatttagaacaccagtttttgtactaccaaaagcaaccttaactttcgttggcctttcgcatgtcttactttcactttcacgtcattcacttaaactttcctacttgctagatttgaccgatctcccatagcctacgtgcacaagtagtttgagtagaactactgatcttcattatctccctgcttgttgacatcttatcatgtatggtattatttcatgatcgctaaacgtttgattctttttaatgttgtcatcagttaacttcattcaactgcgcttgtaggcgctgccattcagttgtggacgttcgtaaattgcgtttatgggcggagaagggcagagacaggcgcagtttacactaaggattgaacgattgataaatacgacggaaacttgggtctgacagcgctcgcaatctgctgtgtgtccatggcgctgataacgctacgttcgcaaatgtacgtacatctggccctgaaggtgtaaaattaaaaatatttagcagcacacgttatgcttgacgaatcgacgctcatattttgcatcgatgtattttttgcgtcgatgtcatcgattacgtcgacgcgttgtcccagccctactgATAAGACATTGTCTGAAtgacagtatatgttgctcaaaacctgaatactgtacatcattgattgtgccttgccagatgtgcaaaaCACCCATgcaggcactaatgcacctccataTTGTCACGGATGCTGGcttgccagatgtgcaaaaCACCCATgcaggcactaatgcacctccataTTGTCATGGATGCTGGGTTGAtaatgacaccctctgaatgcatgctgagtttcgtggaattccgttcatatGGTGGCCATACAATACATGaattaatgtgtacatttagtgactataCACACATCGGCCTGCAGATgggatggtggtgttgagcgaagggttgctggattcaatcaatcaatttgaaatgtatacatacacacactcacacactcacacagacacacacacacacacatacacacacacagaagcacacatacacaaaagcaaagacacacatgcacacactcatttacatgcacaaaaGTTACAAGAGTAGGGGATTGAGTAAGAGATACTTTATATATAAGAGATAATTTATACATTTAGTGGCTGTACACTTATCGTGACTGTACACCCATCGGCCTGTATACGGTGGTCAAAACTAaggaaaactagatgtaccgcatagcggtacaaaatatgactgccacTCAGTTGTGTAAATgatgcttgtcaatttgtctccatctcctactccatcccctactcttgcaacttatatgtatgcttgtttgtgtgtgcctgtgtgtgtgtgtttatgtgtgtgtgtttgtgtctgtgcgtgtgtgtctgtgtgtatggatgtgtgcgAGTGTATGTTAATATAGTAGAGTAGAGGGGTGCTACACTTACATTAAACATGTTACATAGACGTTATGATAGTGTCATACAAGCTGACACTGAGCATATCTATGACTATGACACTGTCAGGCATGACATTTAAAATTATGCATTCAGcaccttggtgatgagacctcCTTTTGCAACTGACATAATGGAGACAGTCAGTTCTCCATAGCAACACATCTCACCATCACTGGGGTGCTTCTATGCATACCAACAGTGAGCGGGTGAGTGACAGGGAGTGGAAGCCAAGGCATGCCATTTTACACTAGCCTACATTTTACAACTAAATGCTTCAATTAAAGTTATCAGCTAGGTAAACATATGACACAACCCAGATAATGTCAGAGCTACCAATGATTCTTGATTAGTCTATGGTCCGCTTCAACCTTTCAGTAGCAACTGGTGCATGTCAACAATTCTTCAGAGACAGAGGCTCCAACATGCTTCCTCAGCTAACGTTATTATAATCCACAGCAATccattttgcgtgtgtgtgtgtgtcagtcctgCCTTATAACCCCTGGGGAccaagtctagtggggctacagtACATGCCCACCCAGTTTCATGTGCCCtgttgaaaaataaaataatatgattaacttaaagttacttttctcgagAACCGTTACCACAGCAACTAgcggctaacattgtttaatagctaaaaaaaacactcttttatttgatgtgatACGTGTGATACCTGTGATGTCTATGTGATGAGTAGGCAGGCTACgagtagttcaacagagaagaatgggtgaatttggacgcactttgtGGCTAAATAGCTTCATAGTGTTCCGTGAAGATGTCACGGCGGATTAAAATAGTGGTAGTATGCAGCCGGGTCCCAATCTGTTggcaaactagatgtaccgcatagcggtacaaaatatgatcgCCGCTCAGTCCTCTACATCCTCTCCaccaaaataaatcatgcttgtcaatttgtcatcttctactccatcccctactcttgcaacttttgtgtatgtgtaacagAGGTCATAATTCatccgccgctcacggccctcgaatcCCCCACCTCAACATTCACCGGTATGGGAGTCGaatgctctaaccactgagctaaaagcccaggcttccaactcagcggtttgcagcgttcttaaggttaggggtgtgaggatttacacgtgCAACTAGCGTGCTAGCTGAGTTCGCCTCTGTTACATATGCTTATAtggacctctgaagttcgcctacaaaaaaatctaccatctttgcccatataaggagatctggtATCTTGAGATTTTTCCTGTGGAAATataacatggggatttggaATTACACCTGTTAGACTCTGGCAGGGACGATGAAATCGGAAATGCAAACGTTTTGCTCTACatacttttgtcctctgcctttgagtggcacacattgatttttgCTACCACAGAGCTTTGTGGTGCAACTTGCCATTAAGTTAGTTAGCAAGTAagctctgtgtgcgtgtgtgtagctctgcgtgcgtgtgtgtatgtatgtgagtgcctgtgagtgtttgtgtgtgtgcgtgtgtgtgtgtctgtgtgtgtgcatgtgtgtgtgtgtgtgtatgcgtgcatgtgtatttacacgtgtgtgtttatatgggtGATTCCTGTTTTGGATCAAATTTTCATGTCCCAATGATTTCCTTACTTAAATTCTTTAATAAAATCGGACAATGTGTTTAGGTGTTTTCTATTGCTTTAACATGGATAAattacttttattttaattttttgtcTCTTTAACACCTTTTTCTTTGGTAGGCTATTTCTGTGGTCAATAAATGTAAACTATAAAATAAACTAAAACTAGCTAACTAAAAACTTCAACTTATTCTTTATTGCTTTGATAGGGTACACTTCCTTTAGTCATGGAAGTAAATCTGGTGAAACTACATTTGTTTTCTGtagttatataatatattatatgtcCCTGCAGGCCTTTTCTAGCTAAATGTTGCGCACTCAAAGAGCTAGAGCTAACTAGCTAAAGAGGGCTGTGTCTCGCATAGTTGCTGTATTTTCTGGTTACAAAACCTGAGTTTTTAGATTTAATAGTGCTTATTTCAATTTGTGCTTAATCCACCTTGCTTgtggcatagcaaccacttgtCGCTGTGAAACGGCCACTCCCATTGTCTctagctaggctacttgaatGTGACCAGGATTACAGTGAGGAAGTATGGCAAGTTTGATAAAGAGATCCTTCAAACATCTCTAGAGATATTTGATATCATGATATGCTAAAACATGATTTGGACcaatattgatgtcattgtgtttCATTGAGATATCTGTTATTATTTGTCCATTACGGATTGGCATTGTAGGCACAAAaaatcactcactctcactcatagCCTATAGGATGCCTACAATTTGGCGGTCGGGGTAGATGATACTTTTAAACTGTTTTCCTCCACAAGGTGGTGCTGCTCTCTGTAGTGTCAGcagttcccaaactttttcCCTGTGTACCACCACATACATCCTGACTTGGctcgcgtacccccaccatccgacacataaaaatgtaacacattccaggcatcatgtttaattagccgtcctatgataacaaataacaaaatcaaaatgtacaACTGGTCTATGAACTCTCACACTAAAAAAACAGGGTGGAGGACAACActatgaaacacaaagaacaaagaaaaCATAGGCTTaagatatttaaaaaaacatttttaacacctttccgacTGCCTTTTTCATCTCGCGTACCCCCTAGTGGAAGCTCGCGTACACAGTATGGGAATCCCTGCTCCAGGTCTATCGCTTCCTCTCCTGACCCCTCTTATTTTATGGCCTGACCTTcttgtccctctccctcttcctcccactGCAAGGTTGCCTTCGAAAAAGGAACAAAGAACAGCCGGGCACTTTGGAACCAAGTTTAACTGTTTATTTCAAATAtgttttacatgtatgtattcCACTGCAAGCCAAGATAAGTTCATGGTTTTGTGAGGGTGTGTAAGATAcagtttgaatgttttttttggggctattttttaattaatcaCACCCTTACAATTAAACACTGCAGCCCTCTGGCACTCTGGACAGGGTGATGGtgagaccctgtgtgtgtgtttgtgtgtgtgtgtgtgtgtgtgtgtttgtgtatgaatgGGCCTCTTCCTCTTATCATTATGAGCCTTGCAGAAGGACAGTTACAGCAGCCACGAAGCTGACGAACTCTGTGAAGTCCACCTTGCCATCTGCATTGACATCGAGGTCTTTGAATAATTTGTCCGAGGCAGCCTTGTCTTTTGCATCCtgtttgtgcatgtaaatggaaaagagTGTTGGGGTTTACAATCACTTTTCACAACCTTGCTAAAGCAGCTCTCTTTAGACAACAGGGAATCAATATTTGTGAGAGTGTGGCGACATTCTAATAGTCATTGTCCTTGTGTAtacaattaaaacaaaaatgaatTTGATTGCTAGCAAGCATTAGTATTTTGTGAGAACATGATGCATACAAGTGAAATTCTGTGTCTCTAAGGGGTTTCCAAGTTCTGGGAAGCAGTGGGAAAAGTAGGTGTAGAAAGTAGGTCATCAATATTCAATATTAACAGTTAGGAGTTAGGAGTTTTAAACCACCCAGCACACTGGAACTACAGTATATAGTTCttatatagttatagtatcttgaatttccccttggggatcaataaagtatctatctatctagttttTTTGCTGTAGTAATACTGTAAAACACTGTATATTAGAAATCTCACCTCAAGGTTTAGGTGAAATTCATTACTCAAAAGAGTCTTCAATTCCCCTTTGCTCATGGTTTTAGCATCTCCTTCTTTACCTGCGTATTCCTGGAAAATTTCAATGAGGGTACCCATAGCTTTTTCGATACGGGTCATGGTGGCTCTGAAAAAAAGGATGGAATTGAATACTGGTGctgaacatttacatttacaacacaaagcacacagtTGGCTAAAAAACTAAGAAGGCTAAAACATGGCTTAtcgtttttttaattttttaatttttttttggcATGATGCCAAACATTTATATGGCCACTCCTTACTCCTTATACTCTATGATATATACATTCTCtctgcatgcacgcacatgcacacacacacattgtgacaCACCCTGGTAAGACACAAGTCCCTCACACTTCACCAAAGGGAGGGAAATagaaaaagaggaggggaggagagacatgagagagagagagagagagagagagggcagaccATTGCCAACGCCCTACCAGGCCCCTCTCTAACatgagagaaacagaaacagagagagggggggtaagagagagagagagagagagagagagagggcagaccATTGCCAACGCCCTACCAGGCCCCTCTCTAACatgagagaaacagaaacagagagagggggggtaagagagagagtgagagagagagagaaggggatatGAGCGATACAGACGAAGAGATAAACTTTAGTGACTCTGTACACAGACTTCGCTCTGTCTTGCACCACAGAATATGTGTAGGAGTTCACTCACTTTATTCTCTTAAACAGCAGAGCATACGGTATTTATTTTCCAGTGTGCACAGAATGCCTTTCTAAATTGCTGGAACAATCAGCCATCTACTTGTTATTTGAATGCAATGCAAACTTTATGAGCTGCAGTTGAATGCAATGCAAACTTTACTAGCTGCAGTTGTTCCGCCTGGCTGCGTCGTGGTGCCAAGCTAGCCGCTAAACATGATGGAAGGACAGAGAGGCCAA
Coding sequences within:
- the LOC125305687 gene encoding protein S100-P-like, whose translation is MTRIEKAMGTLIEIFQEYAGKEGDAKTMSKGELKTLLSNEFHLNLEDAKDKAASDKLFKDLDVNADGKVDFTEFVSFVAAVTVLLQGS